Proteins from a genomic interval of Quercus lobata isolate SW786 chromosome 11, ValleyOak3.0 Primary Assembly, whole genome shotgun sequence:
- the LOC115968365 gene encoding thiol protease aleurain-like: MGRVSLVWSILLVLCCAAAGSTFDDSNPIRLVSDDFESRLIQLIGHTRHAFSFARFAHRYGKEYESVEEIKLRFQIFSDNLKLIRSTNRKASSYKLAVNRFADWTWEEFLRHRLGAAQNCSATLKGNHKLTDAALPELKDWRVEGIVSPVKDQGHCGSCWTFSTTGALEAAYAQAFGKAISLSEQQLVDCARAFNNFGCSGGLPSQAFEYIKYNGGLDTEEAYPYVGKDGECKFSAENVGVQVVDSVNITLGAEDELKHAVAFVRPVSVAFQVVNGFRFYKKGVYTSETCGSTPMDVNHAVLAVGYGIEDDVPYWLIKNSWGESWGDKGYFKMEMGKNMCGIATCASYPVVA; encoded by the exons ATGGGGCGAGTGAGCTTGGTATGGTCGATCCTATTAGTCCTATGCTGCGCTGCCGCAGGATCAACCTTCGATGACTCAAACCCAATCAGATTGGTATCTGACGACTTCGAGTCTCGGCTCATCCAACTCATCGGCCACACCCGCCATGCTTTCTCCTTTGCCCGCTTTGCCCATCG GTATGGGAAAGAGTACGAGAGCGTGGAGGAGATCAAACTAAGGTTCCAGATTTTCTCTGACAACCTCAAACTTATCAGATCCACTAACAGGAAGGCCTCATCTTACAAACTCGCCGTTAATC GCTTTGCTGATTGGACTTGGGAAGAGTTCTTAAGGCACAGATTGGGAGCTGCACAGAACTGCTCTGCCACTTTAAAGGGAAATCACAAGCTTACTGATGCTGCTCTTCCTGAACTG AAAGACTGGAGGGTAGAAGGCATAGTCAGCCCAGTTAAGGATCAAGGCCATTGTGGATCTTGCTGGACATTCAG CACCACTGGGGCTCTTGAGGCAGCCTATGCCCAGGCATTTGGAAAGgcaatctctctctctgagCAACAGCTTGTGGATTGCGCCAGAGCCTTCAATAACTTTGGCTGCAGTGGAGGGTTGCCTTCCCAGGCCTTTGAGTACATCAAATACAATGGTGGCCTTGACACTGAGGAGGCATATCCTTACGTTGGAAAAGATGGTGAATGCAAATTCTCAGCAGAAAATGTTGGCGTCCAAGTCGTTGACTCTGTTAACATCACCTTG GGTGCTGAAGATGAGCTAAAGCATGCAGTTGCATTTGTTAGACCAGTGAGTGTGGCATTTCAGGTAGTGAATGGTTTCCGATTTTACAAGAAAGGAGTTTACACCAGTGAGACATGTGGCAGCACTCCCATG GATGTGAACCATGCTGTTCTAGCAGTTGGGTACGGAATTGAAGATGATGTCCCATATTGGCTTATTAAGAATTCATGGGGAGAAAGCTGGGGTGATAAAGGCTACTTCAAGATGGAGATGGGGAAAAACATGTGTG